Proteins encoded by one window of Monoglobus pectinilyticus:
- a CDS encoding glycosyltransferase family 4 protein produces MMRKDKKRFKVAMIGHKRVPSREGGIEVVVEELSVRMVERGLKVDVYNRKDRFGKAYKQPREYKGIRIIQIPTFKVSALNAFVYSVLASFRALFGGYDCIHYHAEGPCAMMWLPKLFGIHTVATIHGLDWQRAKWGGFSTKYLKLGEKCASKYADELIVLSNNNQKYFKETYGRDTHLIPNGIVKKNADYPARDISEIFGLQKDGYILFLARIVPEKGLHYLIEAFKAVETNKKLVIAGDLTPGNEYVEKIKKMASEDERIILTGFVQGRLLDELFSNCYIYVLPSDIEGLAMSLLESVSYGVPCLVSDIPENMEVVGEYMPSFKHGDIQDLSVKLDKILKGEYSDIWKKENFETILKKYDWEKIADQTTALYKKGK; encoded by the coding sequence CATCGCGTGAAGGCGGTATTGAAGTTGTGGTAGAAGAGCTGTCGGTACGAATGGTTGAAAGGGGTTTAAAAGTTGACGTATATAATCGCAAAGATAGATTTGGCAAAGCGTATAAACAGCCTCGGGAATATAAAGGTATCAGGATAATTCAAATCCCAACTTTTAAGGTTAGCGCTTTAAACGCCTTTGTTTATTCAGTGCTGGCAAGTTTTCGTGCGCTGTTTGGAGGTTATGACTGTATTCATTACCATGCTGAAGGACCGTGCGCTATGATGTGGCTTCCTAAGCTTTTTGGTATACATACGGTTGCCACTATACATGGGCTTGACTGGCAGCGTGCCAAATGGGGCGGCTTCTCAACAAAATATCTGAAGCTTGGGGAAAAATGTGCTTCAAAATATGCTGACGAATTAATAGTATTGTCAAATAATAACCAAAAGTATTTTAAAGAAACTTATGGACGGGATACACACTTGATTCCTAATGGCATTGTCAAGAAAAATGCGGATTATCCTGCTCGGGATATAAGTGAAATATTTGGTCTCCAAAAAGACGGTTATATTTTGTTTTTAGCTAGAATTGTGCCTGAAAAAGGTTTGCATTATTTAATTGAGGCTTTTAAGGCTGTTGAGACAAATAAGAAGTTGGTAATTGCCGGAGATTTAACTCCGGGCAATGAGTATGTGGAAAAGATTAAGAAGATGGCGTCTGAGGATGAGAGAATAATTTTGACCGGCTTTGTTCAAGGAAGATTGCTCGATGAGTTGTTCTCGAATTGTTATATTTATGTTCTTCCAAGCGATATAGAGGGGTTGGCAATGAGCTTGCTGGAATCTGTGAGCTATGGCGTTCCGTGCCTTGTCAGTGATATACCTGAGAATATGGAAGTTGTAGGCGAGTATATGCCTTCATTTAAGCATGGAGATATTCAGGACTTGTCGGTTAAGCTGGATAAAATTTTAAAAGGCGAATATTCTGATATATGGAAAAAAGAAAATTTTGAAACTATCTTAAAAAAATATGATTGGGAAAAAATTGCAGATCAAACGACAGCGCTTTATAAAAAAGGAAAATAA
- a CDS encoding glycosyltransferase yields the protein MKILLINKYLYPKGGAETYTLKLGEYLSGAGHEVEYFGMYDKNNVVHNSAEQYTQNMDFHDSGAEKFLYPFRIIYSFQARKKLRKVLENFQPDIVHMNNINYQLTPSIIDEIKKHGTPIVQTVHDLQMLCPNHLMFDLYKKTPCEKCLNGSKINCIKGKCIHYSRIKSIIGAVEAWLYAIKGTYKKVDKYICPSRFLESKLLEKKRLGEYIYKGKTVSIHNYIELPKFDFEHTKKNYVLFFGRLSEEKGVDIFIEACKSLPNIMFKVAGIGPMENVCKGIPNVEFVGFKTGKELHKLIAEALFSIYPSIWYENCPLSILESESFGTPVICTPLGGMPELVENGRTGIILEEISSKALTEATSTLYNDRELCEKMSKFCEEKRTQMTTLDEYGRQIEEIYSEIIKK from the coding sequence ATGAAAATATTATTAATAAATAAGTACCTGTATCCGAAAGGCGGTGCAGAGACATATACTTTAAAGCTGGGTGAATATTTGAGCGGAGCCGGTCATGAAGTTGAGTATTTTGGTATGTACGATAAGAATAATGTGGTGCATAATTCCGCAGAGCAATACACACAAAATATGGACTTTCATGACAGCGGAGCGGAAAAGTTTCTTTATCCGTTTAGAATAATATATTCATTTCAGGCAAGAAAAAAGCTCAGAAAAGTGCTTGAAAATTTTCAGCCTGATATTGTTCATATGAATAATATCAATTATCAGCTTACCCCTTCAATTATTGATGAGATAAAAAAGCATGGAACTCCAATCGTTCAAACCGTACATGATTTACAAATGCTTTGTCCTAATCATCTTATGTTTGACCTATATAAAAAGACCCCCTGTGAAAAATGCCTTAACGGCTCAAAGATAAATTGTATTAAAGGAAAGTGTATACACTATTCAAGGATTAAAAGCATAATCGGTGCAGTTGAAGCGTGGCTTTACGCTATTAAGGGGACGTATAAAAAAGTTGATAAATATATATGTCCTAGCAGGTTTTTAGAAAGCAAACTTCTTGAAAAGAAAAGGCTTGGCGAATATATATATAAAGGAAAAACAGTTTCAATACATAACTACATAGAACTTCCAAAATTTGATTTTGAACACACAAAAAAGAATTACGTTTTATTTTTTGGCAGATTATCTGAAGAAAAGGGAGTTGATATATTTATTGAAGCCTGCAAGTCTCTTCCCAATATTATGTTTAAAGTTGCAGGGATTGGACCTATGGAGAATGTTTGTAAAGGGATTCCTAATGTGGAATTTGTGGGGTTCAAAACCGGAAAAGAACTGCATAAATTGATAGCGGAAGCGCTGTTTTCAATTTATCCTTCAATATGGTATGAAAATTGTCCGCTTTCAATTTTGGAATCAGAATCTTTTGGAACCCCGGTTATCTGCACGCCTCTCGGAGGAATGCCTGAACTTGTAGAAAACGGAAGAACGGGAATAATTCTTGAAGAGATTAGTTCCAAAGCTTTGACTGAAGCAACAAGCACGCTTTATAATGACAGAGAATTATGTGAAAAAATGAGTAAATTTTGTGAGGAAAAAAGAACTCAAATGACAACTCTTGACGAGTATGGCAGGCAGATAGAAGAAATATATTCCGAAATTATAAAAAAGTAA
- a CDS encoding glycosyltransferase family protein, with protein sequence MKKNIVLADCVTDEVASLLNGLNKETDLNFECKSIIANWGSRGIFNVIKRYLMYFYITFLYFLKRDQYNYILGWQQFYALVFCFWCRIFRTKKKNKVVVINFTYKQKSGFSGRIYKWFMKTCLSGDYINFIHVPSQNYANQCSRDFNIPLSKFIVTTFGINDMYGQWKDSEKPEKIKSTDYVLAIGRSNRDYNFLLDSWQGINETLVIISDTFKPKVLPDNVLLIDDITGDGQYPFIINSKAVILPIDDGRICSGDTVLLTSMSFKKIIIVTKPSTLSEMYIKDGENGLLITKDKSSVHKVISDIFYTDKYNYIGENARNSFLTNFSREKMGRVIGQAIIG encoded by the coding sequence ATGAAAAAGAATATAGTGCTTGCCGATTGTGTAACTGACGAAGTAGCCTCCCTGCTCAACGGTCTTAACAAAGAAACTGACCTCAATTTTGAATGTAAATCCATAATTGCAAACTGGGGGAGCAGAGGAATTTTTAATGTTATCAAACGTTATTTAATGTATTTTTATATAACTTTTTTGTATTTTCTTAAACGTGACCAATATAATTATATTTTAGGCTGGCAGCAATTTTACGCTTTGGTATTCTGCTTTTGGTGCAGAATTTTTAGGACTAAAAAGAAAAATAAAGTTGTTGTTATAAATTTTACATATAAACAAAAATCAGGATTTTCAGGACGAATATATAAATGGTTTATGAAAACCTGTCTCAGCGGAGACTATATTAATTTTATACACGTTCCGTCACAAAACTACGCAAATCAATGCAGCCGGGATTTTAATATACCACTCAGCAAGTTTATTGTTACTACTTTCGGAATAAACGATATGTACGGTCAATGGAAAGATTCGGAAAAACCTGAAAAGATAAAATCAACAGATTATGTGTTGGCAATTGGACGGTCAAACAGGGATTATAACTTTCTTTTGGATTCCTGGCAGGGTATTAACGAAACTCTTGTTATAATATCAGACACGTTTAAACCTAAAGTTTTGCCCGATAACGTTTTATTAATAGATGATATAACCGGAGACGGGCAATATCCATTTATAATAAACTCTAAAGCCGTGATTCTTCCAATAGACGACGGCAGAATATGTTCGGGAGATACAGTTTTACTGACATCCATGTCATTTAAAAAAATAATAATTGTTACAAAGCCAAGCACTTTGAGTGAAATGTATATTAAAGACGGTGAAAACGGTCTGCTTATAACAAAAGATAAATCAAGCGTACATAAAGTTATCTCTGATATTTTTTATACTGACAAATATAATTATATCGGAGAAAATGCAAGGAATTCATTTTTAACAAACTTTTCAAGAGAAAAAATGGGCCGAGTTATTGGCCAAGCTATAATAGGATAA
- a CDS encoding CDP-glycerol glycerophosphotransferase family protein — MSHFKRLIIRAPKYIWYLFCLVIFYPIGRIAKVLFPKYRDVWIVSERGSDARDNGYHFFKYIRENHPEIKAYYIIEKNSADYHKVAKLGNIVKYKSLKHHFLFAVSEYKISSHIFGYSPDVLSYNRFQKLGLIRGKLVFLQHGIIVNDIEWMFYPKTKLDLFVCGARPEYEAVIKRYGYPSGVVKYLGLCRYDALNKPCVLKNRILLMPTWRIDVCAVGNRDKFTQSEYYRKLQSFINNQNLIDYLDKNDLELVFYPHFEIQRFLKDFHSVSPRVIIASFNDYDVQELLMNSKMLITDFSSVFFDFAYMGKPIVYYQFDDIHYAHGYFDYGGDGFGPVLKTEDEVINYLAEKVNDGFLVDDMYKARAETFFEIRDDNNCERNFNAILSL, encoded by the coding sequence ATGAGTCATTTTAAAAGATTGATTATTCGCGCGCCTAAGTATATATGGTACCTTTTCTGTTTGGTTATATTTTATCCAATAGGGAGAATAGCAAAAGTCTTATTCCCAAAATACCGTGATGTTTGGATAGTTTCTGAGCGCGGCTCAGACGCCAGAGATAATGGGTACCATTTTTTTAAATATATAAGAGAAAATCATCCTGAAATTAAAGCGTATTATATAATTGAAAAAAATTCGGCGGATTACCATAAAGTTGCTAAACTTGGTAATATCGTCAAATATAAAAGTTTAAAACATCATTTTCTCTTTGCAGTTTCTGAATATAAAATAAGCAGTCACATTTTTGGATATTCGCCTGATGTGTTGAGTTACAACCGTTTTCAGAAATTGGGTCTCATCAGGGGAAAGCTGGTATTTCTTCAGCATGGTATAATAGTTAATGATATTGAGTGGATGTTTTATCCGAAAACTAAACTTGATTTATTTGTTTGCGGAGCACGTCCTGAATATGAAGCAGTTATTAAAAGATATGGATATCCCAGCGGTGTCGTGAAATATCTCGGATTGTGCAGATATGACGCTTTAAATAAACCGTGTGTTCTAAAAAATAGAATATTATTAATGCCTACTTGGCGTATCGACGTGTGTGCGGTGGGGAACCGTGATAAGTTTACTCAATCTGAGTATTATAGAAAACTCCAAAGTTTTATTAATAATCAGAATTTAATTGATTATCTTGACAAAAACGACCTTGAACTTGTTTTTTATCCTCATTTTGAAATACAAAGATTTTTAAAAGATTTTCATTCTGTGAGTCCGAGAGTCATAATCGCTTCGTTTAACGACTATGATGTACAGGAATTGCTTATGAATTCTAAGATGCTGATTACAGATTTTTCAAGTGTATTTTTTGATTTTGCATATATGGGAAAACCAATAGTTTATTATCAATTTGATGATATTCATTATGCACATGGTTATTTTGACTATGGCGGGGATGGTTTTGGTCCGGTTTTGAAGACCGAAGATGAGGTTATAAATTATTTAGCAGAAAAGGTGAACGACGGATTTTTAGTTGATGATATGTATAAAGCGAGAGCCGAAACATTTTTTGAGATTAGAGACGATAACAACTGTGAACGTAACTTTAATGCAATATTGTCTTTGTAG
- a CDS encoding O-antigen ligase family protein yields MSNLQNRQNSKILAAFYIVCFALAVVLDSGFGSSNAKAITLVTVILAAAVIFITADFNNLGNISGFMVVYGIWLTVVLVYSFIIWILNFETVSYMMRGCSKIVFQFIMILNIFAAAYLFGEKGIHYMFWGLALGNLAIALVLVPRYPISEIVSSVTVFLTQGGTAEGYMKGLEIHDVTFTYGFFLIYFIFFDKISSKKMKVINIILALFLFGLGFKRIAIASCFLMLLAAWGLEKLTPRVQFGIMKTILICGVIFSFLYLFSIKYNIFMMIMDKLGVDVMGRNVLYGAVDKYYKISPTYIGHGFEYVHMMMAEIRQEGGKAFNGMIDLHNDFMRVYIEMGFWGFFAWGWYTLIFQYNWIKSKFGLETVRLFFLCELYIFLTYMTDNTLFYFYTGTVLRLIPMCYALHIGKENSLGKGKLKRKLVVLNDGEKSEFEILSKRGEESVTLYKKKLNHKLR; encoded by the coding sequence ATGTCTAATTTGCAGAACAGGCAAAATTCTAAAATTCTTGCGGCGTTTTATATTGTCTGTTTCGCTTTGGCGGTTGTTCTTGATTCGGGATTTGGAAGCAGTAATGCAAAAGCAATAACGCTGGTTACAGTTATTCTTGCAGCGGCTGTAATATTTATTACGGCAGATTTTAATAATCTCGGCAATATATCCGGATTTATGGTTGTGTATGGAATATGGCTTACTGTTGTGCTTGTCTATTCCTTTATAATATGGATACTTAATTTTGAAACAGTGTCATATATGATGAGGGGCTGTTCAAAAATAGTATTTCAGTTTATAATGATACTTAATATATTTGCTGCAGCATATTTGTTTGGTGAAAAAGGCATACACTATATGTTCTGGGGGCTGGCGCTGGGCAATCTTGCTATAGCTTTGGTTTTGGTTCCGCGGTATCCGATTTCAGAAATAGTATCATCTGTAACCGTTTTTCTAACCCAGGGCGGAACTGCGGAAGGATATATGAAAGGGTTAGAAATTCATGATGTAACGTTTACTTATGGATTTTTTCTGATTTACTTTATTTTCTTTGATAAGATAAGTTCAAAGAAGATGAAAGTCATAAATATAATTTTGGCTTTGTTTTTGTTCGGTCTTGGATTTAAGAGAATCGCTATAGCTAGTTGTTTTTTAATGCTGCTGGCTGCATGGGGGCTTGAAAAGCTTACTCCCCGTGTGCAGTTTGGTATAATGAAAACTATACTTATATGCGGAGTGATTTTTTCATTTTTATATTTATTCAGCATAAAATATAATATTTTTATGATGATAATGGATAAACTCGGTGTGGATGTAATGGGCAGAAATGTTTTATATGGAGCTGTTGACAAATATTATAAGATTTCTCCGACTTATATTGGTCACGGCTTTGAGTATGTCCATATGATGATGGCAGAAATCAGGCAGGAAGGCGGTAAAGCCTTTAACGGCATGATTGACTTGCATAATGATTTTATGCGTGTGTATATTGAAATGGGATTTTGGGGATTTTTTGCCTGGGGATGGTATACTCTGATTTTTCAATATAATTGGATAAAATCAAAGTTTGGACTGGAAACGGTAAGATTATTTTTTCTTTGTGAATTATATATCTTTTTGACTTATATGACTGACAATACATTATTTTATTTCTATACAGGAACCGTTTTGCGGCTGATTCCAATGTGTTATGCTCTTCACATTGGAAAGGAGAACAGTTTGGGAAAAGGGAAGCTTAAAAGAAAGCTTGTTGTTTTAAATGATGGGGAAAAGAGTGAATTTGAGATTTTATCAAAGCGCGGAGAAGAAAGTGTAACTTTATATAAGAAAAAGCTAAACCATAAACTGCGGTAA
- a CDS encoding YveK family protein encodes MIIFEKLKEYIKEDFGKFKNMNIKKSVLNKKEYMENTAVVAEKDPAKLGLSSTKTIVFLLWKKKFKIIFSTIAFMLILCVFFAYQSGNTVNTTMSLNYEEGSKGLNPNSTRFNMYELKSNAVLERAIQYLGLTGDITPEQLSEHISVGNANSKAINTEESNYFISTSFNVSYTKNKEAKKYSAKDIMTMICKAYNDVFHENYADKKTALTYNMADITDMEYVEIGDELTILANQMDEYLSGRVSENGTYKSVETGQTFQTVKRMVQNLLEYDISKYKSFVLETGLAKEKEQFIQTLYYKNSVLDMQYQKSMADYSVRQDGISKYDEAMIGTVMIPAVNEKNEYYMSRTNIGIDYLAKDAEFHLSAAKDTLKEIEINTDIINKLSERTPAVGDYEKAEEMLKNINNEFKNISEIALATDREYIKYKTKDYLTFKNVELSLVQKLSLKKVIALGAVFFVLICALFYFMSKRKLRNRRAHV; translated from the coding sequence TTGATAATTTTTGAAAAGTTAAAGGAATATATTAAAGAAGATTTTGGAAAATTCAAAAATATGAATATAAAAAAATCTGTTTTGAATAAAAAAGAATATATGGAAAACACAGCTGTAGTTGCAGAAAAAGACCCTGCTAAACTTGGGCTTTCATCGACAAAAACTATTGTGTTTTTGTTATGGAAAAAGAAGTTTAAGATTATTTTTTCTACAATAGCATTTATGTTGATTTTGTGTGTCTTTTTTGCGTATCAAAGCGGAAACACCGTAAATACTACAATGTCTTTGAATTATGAGGAGGGTTCTAAAGGTCTTAATCCAAATTCAACAAGATTTAATATGTATGAGCTAAAATCAAATGCGGTTTTAGAACGTGCGATACAATATTTGGGACTCACAGGAGATATAACTCCTGAGCAGCTTTCAGAGCATATTTCTGTAGGGAACGCAAATTCAAAAGCTATTAATACCGAGGAGAGCAATTATTTTATCTCAACAAGTTTTAATGTTTCGTATACCAAAAATAAAGAAGCAAAAAAATATTCTGCTAAAGATATTATGACCATGATTTGCAAAGCTTATAATGATGTATTTCACGAGAATTATGCCGATAAAAAGACTGCGCTTACTTATAATATGGCTGATATAACCGATATGGAATATGTTGAAATAGGCGATGAGCTTACAATATTAGCAAATCAAATGGATGAGTATTTGTCCGGCAGAGTTTCAGAAAATGGTACATACAAATCAGTAGAGACGGGACAGACGTTCCAGACGGTAAAGAGAATGGTACAAAACTTGCTGGAATATGACATTTCAAAATATAAATCGTTTGTTCTTGAAACAGGTCTTGCTAAGGAAAAGGAGCAGTTTATTCAGACTTTGTATTATAAAAATTCTGTTCTTGATATGCAGTATCAAAAATCTATGGCGGATTACAGTGTGCGTCAGGACGGCATATCAAAATACGATGAAGCTATGATAGGAACTGTTATGATACCGGCTGTCAATGAGAAAAACGAATATTATATGTCCAGAACCAATATAGGTATTGATTATCTGGCAAAAGATGCTGAATTTCATTTGTCAGCGGCAAAGGACACGTTAAAAGAAATTGAGATAAATACAGATATAATAAATAAGTTAAGTGAGAGAACTCCGGCTGTTGGGGATTATGAAAAGGCTGAGGAAATGCTCAAAAATATAAATAATGAGTTTAAAAATATTTCTGAGATTGCACTTGCCACAGACAGGGAATATATTAAATATAAAACTAAGGATTATTTAACATTTAAAAACGTAGAGCTATCTTTAGTTCAGAAGTTATCACTTAAAAAGGTAATAGCTTTGGGCGCTGTATTTTTTGTTTTAATTTGTGCTTTGTTCTATTTTATGAGCAAAAGAAAGCTTAGAAATAGGAGGGCGCACGTATGA